The Deltaproteobacteria bacterium genome includes a window with the following:
- a CDS encoding DUF4292 domain-containing protein: MIKRILPPLLFILSLFFIFPGCSVKKPPLSDRVLKNNFPSPQDVLEKLDRDDHFKETLNAIAHIELNVSEKRYPLKVAVMLKQPSSFRVESIPVFGPPDLLLSVHENILKVFLPHKGEFYIGQATTKNLIHFFPFFTTGLKVEDITSILLGTHPKIKEKSVTLNGSFEGDIYRIDIVSENRRIQSLWIDTEKYYLVRVDLFDGNNSRLYSAKFTGHYSVGNVTMPQRVIIASGGDDKQNIIIRYSDVQTATGIDTAQFDLQPPPGIRPISMD; encoded by the coding sequence ATGATCAAAAGAATTTTACCGCCACTGCTTTTCATCCTGTCACTTTTTTTTATTTTTCCGGGATGCAGCGTTAAAAAACCGCCGCTCTCAGACCGCGTATTAAAAAATAATTTTCCCTCTCCCCAGGATGTTCTGGAAAAACTTGACCGGGATGATCATTTCAAAGAAACATTGAATGCTATTGCACATATTGAACTGAATGTTTCTGAGAAGAGGTACCCCCTGAAAGTTGCCGTAATGTTAAAACAGCCGTCTTCATTCAGAGTAGAGTCAATCCCGGTTTTTGGTCCACCGGATCTCCTCTTGTCCGTTCATGAAAATATCCTGAAAGTTTTTTTGCCACACAAGGGAGAATTCTACATCGGGCAGGCAACGACAAAAAATTTAATACATTTTTTTCCTTTTTTTACCACGGGACTTAAAGTAGAAGACATAACATCGATCCTACTCGGCACACATCCTAAAATAAAAGAAAAATCGGTTACCTTGAATGGTTCTTTCGAAGGGGACATCTACCGCATTGACATTGTGTCTGAAAACAGAAGAATTCAGTCTCTCTGGATAGATACGGAGAAATACTACCTCGTCAGGGTCGATCTATTTGATGGTAATAACTCTCGACTGTACAGTGCCAAGTTCACAGGACACTACAGTGTAGGAAACGTGACTATGCCGCAGAGGGTTATAATTGCATCCGGAGGTGATGATAAACAAAACATCATTATCCGGTATTCTGATGTTCAGACGGCAACAGGAATTGATACGGCGCAATTCGATCTTCAACCCCCTCCCGGCATCAGGCCTATTTCTATGGACTGA